CGCTATTTTTGCCACAGTGTTGGCTGCTATGTCGATTTATAGACATAAAGAAAACATCCGTCGGTTAATGCGGGGAGAAGAAAAAACCATCTCCAAGAAAAAAAAGTCTTAAGGGAGGTTATACTATGAAACCATTATCTGTCGCTGTAATCGGAGCCGGTAGTTGGGGAAGTGCATTGAGTATTGTTCTGAATAGTAACGGACATAACGTGGATTTGTGGATGAGAAGCCCAGAACAATTGCAAGAAATCAAAACTACCGGAATAAATCAAAAGTATTTAAAAGATGTGACGATTCCTGGCGCAATTAAGTTATCCAATGAGTTGAAAACTGCCATCGAAGGGAAAGAAGTGGTGTTACTGTCGGTACCAACGCAATCCGTAAGGGAAATTCTAAGAAAAATCAAACCCTTTCTTACAAAGGACCAGATAGTGATCAATGTAGCGAAGGGTTTGGAGGTTCATTCGAAACTAAGAATCTCTGAGATTATCCATCAGGAGTTGGGGGCGCAACCCTGTGCAGTGGTATCGGGTCCCTCCCATGCGGAGGAGGCTTCGAGGGGGATGCCTACTACGGTGGTATCCACTTCGAAAGAAAAAAAGTGGGCAGAATTTGTACAGGATCTATTCTCTAATGAATACTTCAGGGTTTACACAAATCCGGATATTGTCGGTGTTGAACTGGGAGGATCCTTAAAGAATGTAATTGCCTTCGGTGCCGGAATTTCCGATGGTCTCGGTTATGGGGACAATGCAAAGGCGGCACTGATGACCCGGGGTATTAGAGAAATCGCTCGCCTTGGCGAAGCTATGGGTGCTGAAATTTCAACTTTTTCCGGGCTATCTGGTATTGGAGATTTAATCGTAACCTGCACAAGTATGCATAGTCGAAATAGAAGAGCAGGGATACTTATCGGTCAGGGGAAGTCTTTTGAGGAAACCTTGGAGGAAGTGGGGATGGTGGTTGAAGGTATTAAAACTACGGAATCTGCTTATGAATTGTCGAAGTTTTATAATATTGAGATGCCCATAACTGAACAGATTTACAATGTGATTTATAAAGGAGTGGCACCCAAGGAAGCGGTAGTGCAACTGATGAGTCGACGAATGAAAAATGAGATGGAAGAAATTGTAGAGTCGAAAAAGCTTAACTGGTAGATGGATTCCGGGAAAAAACAAAATAATGCAAGGAATCTTTTTAAAAGCGCTTGACTTTTACCGGTAAAAAGATTACAATATTTTTTGTAGCTTAATCGGGATGTAGTTCAGTTGGTAGAACGCACGTCTGGGGGGCGTGAGGCCGGCGGTTCAAGTCCGCCCATTCCGACCATTTAAAAATTCTTAAGGTTTCTACAAAAAACCGTGTCTCTTTGAAGGGACACGGTTTTTTTTGTGTTTTATGAAACATTTGGAATAAAACCGACGTCTAAAGGGTATAGGTTAAATAAGATCATAAAGGGGTGTATCAAATGAAAAAAATTGGAAAGATTTTATTGTTGCTGTTACTGATCACAGGACTGATTTTAAGTGCCACAGCCTGTGGTGGAGAGCTGGATGACCCGGAAAACGGACTTGAAGAGGATAATGACAGTGCAAAAGAAGAATCAGAAGACGAAGAATCAGAAGACGATAGATATAAGGAGGAAGAGGATATGGGTTCTAAGGAGGTTGAGGGAAACTATTTTACAATGGATGTAGAAAAGGATCAAGCTTTAAGCAATTGGATAGACACTAAAAAATCTGATGCCGGCGAGTTTCAAAACCCTGAAAATGGAAAAATATACCTGATTACTGCCGGAGAGAAAAATACCGGAGGCTATTCGATAAAGATTACAGAGGAAAAGCTTGAAGGAGAAGAACTGATTTTGATTTACAACGTACGTGCTCCAGGACCTGATGAAATAGTAACCCAGGCCATCACCTATCCTTATTTGCTTATTGAATTATCAGAGGAAGTGGAACATGTGAACTTTATAAAAGAGTAAATGGATATCCCCTGAATTTAAGGATATCCATTTGAACAAAAGCTGCGATAGGATCGCAGCTTTTAAAATTTTAATATGAATTTTCCAAGGAATAAACTCTAAGAAACAGATTGTGTTTAAGCATATCTTGTTGTTTAAAACATGAAATTGAAAGCTAAGGGACAATTATGATAGACTGGTAATTATAGAATATATAGAAAAGAAGGTAAGAAAATGGAGAATAAACGTGTTCTGTTGTTATTTGTCGATGGATTTGGAATAGGGAGAGAAGAAAAAGCTGCTTACAATCCTATTGAAACAGGAGATTTACCCTCTATCCAATCACTTCTAAAAGAAGGTATTCCTGTACCTACGGATGCCACCCTGGGGGTACCGGGGATCCCTCAAAGTGCTTCGGGACAAACCACAATACTGACAGGGGTTAATGCACCAAAGGTTATTGGGAAACATTTGAACGGATTTCCTAATAAAGAGCTCCGTGAGATAATTGAAAAAGAAAATATTTTTATTAAGCTGAAGAAGTTGGGGTTAAGAGTTACGAATGCCAATGCATATAATAAAAAATTTATTTCAAACCTGATAAGCAATTCTAAAGCTGTTGAGGAAATGTCGGTATCTACGGTGGCAACACTTTCTGCAGGACTTTCTTTACGCACCGAGGAAGATTTAAAAAAACAAACAGCTGTTTATCAGGATATAACGAATCGAATTATGCTGGAAAAATGGAAAGCCAAGGTCCCGATAAGGACGCCCCGGGAAGCGGCGGAAACTTTAGGTGAGATTGTGAAAAAAAATGATTTCACTTTTTTCGAGTACTTTCAAACGGATCTGGCTGGGCATCGGAAAGATTTTGAGAATGCCTATCGAGTTTTGGAAGAGTTGGACCAATTCATTGCTGGAATCTTAGAATCCTTTTGTTTTAAAAACACCTTATTTATTTTTATTAGTGATCACGGCAATATTGAGGATTTATCAACTCCGTATCATACAATGAATAAGGTGCCCATGATCGCACTTGGAAATGGATCCAATGAGTTTCGTTTAAGGGTCAACAGTATACAGGATATTACTCCGAGTATAGAAAATTATTTTGAATAAGAATCAGACATCTGAAACCTTAATACGTATATGATTAATAAAGCAGGATGATATTCGTAGTTTGGGATACACCTAGGGATACAATATAACTAAATTGAATAATAGAAAGGAGTAAAAGATGAATAAAAAACTATATCTATCAGAAGAGAATAAAATGATCGCTGGAGTTTGCGGAGGAATTGCTGAATATTTTGATTTGGATCCGACTTTAGTGCGATTAGGTTGGGTAATATTCAGTGCCATGGGAGGCGCTGGTATTATTGCTTATATTATTGCTATGTTTGTTATACCGAAGCGGGATTAAATAAAATCACTATGGAAAGAGGGTGTCATTATGAGCAAACGATTAACCATCTCAAATACTGATAAAAAAATAGCCGGGGTATGCGGGGGAATTGCCGAGTATTTTGAAATCGATTCTACCCTGGTCCGTCTCGCATGGATTCTGTTCATTTTTGCCGGCGGGGCCGGCTTCATAGGCTATATTATTGCCGCTCTTATTATGCCGAAACCTCCGGTAGACTACGGCCTAAACAAGTCCTCCGAGGATTTGGAAGAGGGGTTTGTTGATTTGGATGAAGTGGAGCCGGAGCAAGCCAAAGCCTCCGATGATGTTCAAAAAAAAACTGAATACCAAGAAAAAACTAATGGAAAAAACAACAATACGGCGCAATATATTGTAGGTTTCATCCTACTATTCTTAGGGATTAGCTTGCTTAGCAACAGGTTTTTCTTCTGGAATATTTTAAGCTTAAGACATATGGCTTCCTTAAGTTTAATTGCTATTGGTTTTTTTGTGATATTAAAAGAGTATCAAAGCCGTTAGTTAAATGTTGCCATCAAGTTAATCCCCCCTGTTTCTAATGCAATGAAAATATAGTAAAATGAAACTCTAGGGTCTATAAACTCTAGAGTTTTTTATAGCGGATCTTGGGTATAATAAAGACTGTTATGAAATAAGAAAGACTTAATATATTGGAGGGAGCAAATATGAAAAAAATTTTAATCACCGGAGCCTTAGGACAAATTGGCACGGATCTAACCCGTTATATGCGGGGAATTTACGGAAAAGAAAATGTTTTACCTTCAAGCAGGAAACGAAAAGAAGGTCACCCATTAATGGATGAGGGGAATTTCGAGACCCTGGACGTGTTGGACTATGAAAGGATAGAAGAGCTAGTTGAAAAACATCAAGTAACACATA
The genomic region above belongs to Isachenkonia alkalipeptolytica and contains:
- a CDS encoding PspC domain-containing protein codes for the protein MNKKLYLSEENKMIAGVCGGIAEYFDLDPTLVRLGWVIFSAMGGAGIIAYIIAMFVIPKRD
- a CDS encoding alkaline phosphatase family protein, whose product is MENKRVLLLFVDGFGIGREEKAAYNPIETGDLPSIQSLLKEGIPVPTDATLGVPGIPQSASGQTTILTGVNAPKVIGKHLNGFPNKELREIIEKENIFIKLKKLGLRVTNANAYNKKFISNLISNSKAVEEMSVSTVATLSAGLSLRTEEDLKKQTAVYQDITNRIMLEKWKAKVPIRTPREAAETLGEIVKKNDFTFFEYFQTDLAGHRKDFENAYRVLEELDQFIAGILESFCFKNTLFIFISDHGNIEDLSTPYHTMNKVPMIALGNGSNEFRLRVNSIQDITPSIENYFE
- a CDS encoding PspC domain-containing protein, with product MSKRLTISNTDKKIAGVCGGIAEYFEIDSTLVRLAWILFIFAGGAGFIGYIIAALIMPKPPVDYGLNKSSEDLEEGFVDLDEVEPEQAKASDDVQKKTEYQEKTNGKNNNTAQYIVGFILLFLGISLLSNRFFFWNILSLRHMASLSLIAIGFFVILKEYQSR
- a CDS encoding protease complex subunit PrcB family protein, which encodes MKKIGKILLLLLLITGLILSATACGGELDDPENGLEEDNDSAKEESEDEESEDDRYKEEEDMGSKEVEGNYFTMDVEKDQALSNWIDTKKSDAGEFQNPENGKIYLITAGEKNTGGYSIKITEEKLEGEELILIYNVRAPGPDEIVTQAITYPYLLIELSEEVEHVNFIKE
- a CDS encoding NAD(P)H-dependent glycerol-3-phosphate dehydrogenase, coding for MKPLSVAVIGAGSWGSALSIVLNSNGHNVDLWMRSPEQLQEIKTTGINQKYLKDVTIPGAIKLSNELKTAIEGKEVVLLSVPTQSVREILRKIKPFLTKDQIVINVAKGLEVHSKLRISEIIHQELGAQPCAVVSGPSHAEEASRGMPTTVVSTSKEKKWAEFVQDLFSNEYFRVYTNPDIVGVELGGSLKNVIAFGAGISDGLGYGDNAKAALMTRGIREIARLGEAMGAEISTFSGLSGIGDLIVTCTSMHSRNRRAGILIGQGKSFEETLEEVGMVVEGIKTTESAYELSKFYNIEMPITEQIYNVIYKGVAPKEAVVQLMSRRMKNEMEEIVESKKLNW